Proteins encoded together in one Bactrocera neohumeralis isolate Rockhampton chromosome 4, APGP_CSIRO_Bneo_wtdbg2-racon-allhic-juicebox.fasta_v2, whole genome shotgun sequence window:
- the LOC126756804 gene encoding protein brown: MYEIPSNLCLEWKNLNYHVPSNEQSNYTFWQECRKVKELRILKDVSGHMKTGNLVAILGCSGAGKTTLLAAISQRLRGNLTGEVVLNGVAMGRDEMTRISSFLPQFEINVKTFTAYEHLYFMSHFKMHRKTTKAQKRQRVNDLLLACGLRDATHTRIQSLSGGERKRLSLAEELITDPPFIFCDEPTTGLDSYSAYTVIKTLRHLCTRHRVTKHSLTSVYGEDSFITPPSSSEQSTSNSIEMEVLQSDENIFDSIKEIPTLGVLNNSPNGRHKKAIICSIHQPSSAVFELFTHIILMDAGRVVYQGSTDRAFQFFTNLGYVLPQNCNPADFYLKTISDAHTQGKDGELIKTKYENETWGRYSGSWLLARSYSGDYLYNIKNFKKIRWIYQVYLLLIRFITDDSRNIKRGFISLGLFMITSVTLAIMYSGVSGLTQTSVQDIGGSIFMLSSEMIFTFSYGVTYVFPSALPIMRREVGEGTYSLSAYYVAVVLSFIPMAFFKGYVFFSVIYGTVYYARGFMLFLTMGLVLGLSAVTATAYGLFLSSFFETDTMATECAAPFDLIFLIFGGAYYNVDSIPYLKYFSLFFYSNEALMYNFWINVDEIVCPENLDHPCVQNGVEVLKRGSFKTAEYTYWVDCLGLLGLAVAFNVVAYYFIRKYVKRSGYY, translated from the exons ATGTATGAAATTCCAAGTAATTTGTGTTTGGAGTGGAAAAATCTTAATTATCATGTGCCATCGAATGAACAAAGCAATTATACATTTTGGCAAGAGTGCCGGAAGGTTAAGGAACTGCGCATACTCAAAGACG TCAGTGGCCATATGAAAACTGGCAATTTAGTTGCCATATTGGGTTGCAGCGGTGCCGGCAAGACCACACTACTTGCCGCCATATCGCAACGTTTGCGAGGTAATTTAACCGGTGAAGTCGTATTGAATGGCGTGGCCATGGGGCGAGATGAAATGACGCGCATATCGAGCTTTTTACCGCAATTCGAAATCAATGTGAAAACATTTACGGCCTACgagcatttatattttatg TCGCACTTCAAAATGCATCGTAAAACGACGAAAGCGCAGAAACGTCAGCGTGTCAACGACCTATTACTCGCTTGTGGCCTACGAGATGCGACCCATACGCGTATACAATCGCTGTCGGGTGGCGAACGCAAACGGTTGAGTCTGGCCGAAGAG CTTATCACCGATCCACCATTCATATTCTGTGATGAACCCACCACCGGTTTGGATAGCTACAGCGCTTACACGGTGATTAAAACGCTACGTCATCTATGTACACGTCATCGCGTTACGAAACATTCACTCACGTCGGTCTATGGCGAGGACTCGTTTATTACGCCGCCCAGCAGCAGTGAGCAAAGCACGAGTAATTCCATTGAAATGGAAGTGCTGCAATCGGATGAGAATATTTTCGACTCGATTAAGGAGATACCCACACTAGGTGTGCTCAACAATAGTCCCAATGGGCGACACAAGAAAGCTATCATCTGTTCCATACACCAGCCGAGTTCGGCTGTCTTTGAACTCTTCACACACATTATACTAATGGATGCGGGACGCGTTGTATATCAAGGTAGCACTGATCgtgcttttcagttttttaccAA TTTAGGTTACGTGTTACCGCAAAATTGCAATCCAGccgatttttatttgaaaacaatcTCCGATGCGCACACACAAGGCAAGGACGGTGAATTGATCAAAACGAAATATGAGAATGAGACATGGGGTCGTTATTCGGGAAGTTGGTTGTTGGCGCGCTCCTACAGTGGCGATTATTTgtacaacattaaaaattt CAAAAAGATTCGTTGGATCTACCAAGTTTACTTGCTACTAATTCGATTCATAACAGATGATAGTCGAAATATAAAGCGCGGCTTTATTTCACTGGGACTCTTCatg ATAACCTCAGTGACTTTGGCCATCATGTACTCCGGCGTGAGTGGTCTGACTCAGACATCAGTGCAAGATATTGGTGGCTCCATATTTATGTTGTCCAGCGAAATGATATTCACTTTCTCGTATGGCGTGACCTATGTCTTTCCCAGCGCACTGCCGATTATGCGACGTGAAGTGGGCGAAGGCACCTACAGCCTTTCCGCTTACTATGTGGCAGTCGTATTGTCCTTCATACCAATGGCTTTCTTTAAAGGTTATGTTTTCTTCTCGGTTATTTATGGCACCGTGTACTATGCAAGAGGATTTATGTTATTCTTGACAATGGGGCTGGTGTTGGGTCTCTCCGCTGTTACGGCTACCGCGTATGGTCTTTTTCTGTCGAGCTTCTTTGAGACCGATACCATGGCTACGGAGTGTGCCGCACCTTTTGATTTGATATTCCTAATTTTTGGTGGCGCTTACTACAATGTGGATTCCATAccatatctaaaatatttttcgttatttttctATTCCAATGAAGCCTTAATGTACAACTTTTGGATAAATGTGGATGAGATTg TTTGTCCAGAAAATCTGGATCATCCTTGCGTACAAAATGGTGTTGAAGTCTTAAAGCGTGGTTCTTTCAAAACGGCCGAGTACACTTACTGGGTGGATTGCTTGGGTCTTCTGGGTTTGGCTGTCGCCTTCAATGTAGTGgcttattattttataagaaagTATGTAAAGAGAAGTGGTTACTATTAG